A stretch of the Campylobacter concisus genome encodes the following:
- the tilS gene encoding tRNA lysidine(34) synthetase TilS, producing MINQNVREKLNSGANLLAFSHGIDSTALFYILEDAGIKFDLAMVDYNVREQSKNEIKSAKELADKFGKKIYTKSVFLDNSNFEKNAREARYEFFGEICQKFGYENLILAHQFDDKFEWFLMQLSKGAGLKELFGMSELEKRKHFWLVRPLLNLRKKELQSYLDERNLRYFIDETNLKGELKRSFMRLNFSEPFLDRYFSGVQKSFEFLEADRQILMPNITKISDEIFIIKNDSNVVRGVDMAAKELNVLLSKAQKDELSTNLAKQTSVVLSGKIAVGYADTYLLVTPFCKTIMPKIFKEKARILKIPAINRGYLFATNFDLSKIKF from the coding sequence ATGATAAACCAAAATGTGCGAGAAAAGCTAAACTCAGGTGCAAACCTACTAGCCTTCTCGCACGGCATAGACAGCACTGCACTTTTTTACATTTTAGAAGATGCTGGGATCAAATTTGATCTAGCAATGGTTGATTACAATGTTCGAGAGCAAAGCAAAAACGAAATAAAAAGCGCAAAAGAACTCGCAGATAAATTTGGTAAAAAAATTTATACTAAAAGCGTTTTTTTAGATAACTCAAATTTTGAAAAAAATGCGCGCGAGGCAAGATATGAATTTTTTGGAGAAATTTGCCAAAAATTTGGCTACGAAAATTTAATCCTAGCGCATCAGTTTGACGATAAATTTGAGTGGTTTTTGATGCAGCTTAGTAAGGGTGCTGGACTAAAAGAGCTCTTTGGTATGAGCGAGCTTGAAAAGAGAAAGCATTTCTGGCTAGTTAGGCCGCTTTTAAATTTACGCAAAAAAGAGCTTCAAAGCTATCTTGACGAGAGAAATTTACGCTATTTTATCGATGAGACAAATTTAAAAGGCGAGTTAAAAAGAAGCTTCATGAGGCTAAATTTTAGTGAGCCATTTTTGGATAGATATTTTAGTGGCGTACAAAAGAGCTTTGAGTTTTTAGAAGCCGATAGACAAATTTTAATGCCAAATATCACAAAAATAAGTGATGAAATTTTTATCATAAAAAATGATAGCAACGTTGTGCGAGGTGTCGATATGGCGGCAAAAGAGCTAAACGTGCTTCTAAGCAAAGCTCAAAAAGATGAGCTAAGCACAAATTTAGCAAAGCAAACAAGCGTGGTGCTAAGCGGCAAGATCGCTGTCGGATATGCAGATACTTACCTTCTAGTAACTCCATTTTGTAAAACCATAATGCCAAAAATTTTTAAAGAGAAGGCTAGAATTTTAAAAATTCCAGCTATAAATAGAGGCTATCTTTTTGCTACAAATTTTGATTTATCAAAAATTAAATTCTAA
- the rimO gene encoding 30S ribosomal protein S12 methylthiotransferase RimO yields MPKLHLISLGCNKNLVDSEIMLGRLQNYDITDDISDADVIIVNTCGFIKSAKEESIQTILEMHEARKNGSLLVVTGCLMQRYKDELMKELPEVDLFTGVADYDKIDEIILKKQNLFSPQTYLQANEERVITGSNYHAYIKISEGCNQKCSFCAIPTFKGKLKSRSLENIVNEVKNLVKKGYYDFSFLSQDSSSYMRDQGISDGLINLIDEIEKIKGVRSARILYLYPSTTSKELILRIIASPVFHNYFDMPIQHISEDMLKIMKRGSGAKKIKELLNLMRNAENSFLRTGVIVGHPGESEEDFEELCEFLEEFKFDRISAFAYSKEEDTASFEMEQIPAKIISKRLNNIEKITKKSINESLQKEIGKQIYASLEGESSEGEMFYAAKKDIWDKDIDGEILINESDVKELEIGSLYLCEVSDVVDQKLIAKIIKKAK; encoded by the coding sequence ATGCCAAAACTTCACTTAATTTCACTTGGCTGTAACAAAAATTTAGTTGATTCAGAAATAATGCTTGGCAGATTGCAAAACTACGATATCACGGATGATATCAGTGACGCTGACGTTATCATCGTAAATACCTGTGGCTTTATCAAATCTGCTAAAGAAGAGAGCATTCAAACCATACTTGAGATGCACGAAGCACGTAAAAATGGCTCTTTACTAGTAGTAACTGGCTGTCTTATGCAGCGTTACAAAGACGAACTCATGAAAGAGCTACCAGAGGTTGATCTCTTTACCGGTGTGGCTGACTATGACAAGATCGATGAGATCATTCTAAAAAAGCAAAATTTATTTAGCCCGCAAACTTATCTGCAAGCAAATGAAGAGCGTGTGATAACTGGCTCAAACTACCACGCCTACATCAAAATTTCAGAGGGCTGTAACCAAAAATGCAGTTTTTGTGCCATTCCAACTTTTAAAGGCAAACTAAAATCACGCTCACTTGAAAACATCGTAAATGAGGTCAAAAATTTAGTCAAAAAAGGCTACTACGACTTTAGCTTTTTATCTCAGGACTCAAGCTCATATATGCGTGATCAAGGCATTAGCGACGGGCTTATAAATTTAATAGACGAGATAGAAAAGATAAAGGGCGTAAGGAGTGCCAGGATACTTTATCTCTATCCAAGCACGACTAGTAAGGAGCTCATTTTGCGCATCATCGCCTCGCCTGTCTTTCACAACTACTTTGACATGCCGATTCAACACATCAGCGAAGATATGCTAAAGATAATGAAGCGTGGAAGTGGCGCTAAAAAGATCAAAGAGCTTTTAAATTTAATGAGAAATGCCGAGAATTCATTCTTACGAACTGGTGTCATCGTGGGTCATCCAGGAGAGAGCGAGGAGGATTTTGAGGAGCTTTGCGAATTTTTAGAAGAATTTAAATTTGATAGAATTTCAGCCTTTGCCTACTCGAAAGAAGAAGACACAGCATCTTTTGAAATGGAGCAAATCCCAGCCAAGATTATCTCAAAAAGACTAAATAATATAGAAAAAATCACTAAAAAATCGATAAATGAGAGCTTGCAAAAAGAGATAGGTAAGCAAATTTATGCTTCTCTTGAGGGCGAAAGTAGCGAGGGTGAGATGTTTTACGCAGCCAAAAAAGATATCTGGGACAAAGATATAGATGGCGAGATATTGATCAATGAAAGCGATGTCAAAGAGCTTGAGATAGGCTCGCTCTATCTTTGCGAAGTAAGCGATGTGGTCGATCAAAAACTAATCGCTAAAATCATCAAAAAAGCAAAATGA
- the panC gene encoding pantoate--beta-alanine ligase produces MQIIRTIKELENFVSSTSAKIGFVPTMGALHDGHVSLIKKCVSENEISIVSTFVNPTQFLAGEDLDKYPRNEQNDIKICEQNGVSAIFIPDANELYFEDEPLIVAPKKFSAILEGKTRPGHFDGVLRVLNKLFRLTRANSVYMGKKDTQQLIIVQNMIKTFFLNTSLVACDIVREPDGLALSSRNVYICDEDKCNALRLSRSLNKAQNLIQNGEEDASEIKTKMLEVLEPLKVDYVAITDRNLNEISKIEKNNTIILVAAYVGKTRLIDNIWI; encoded by the coding sequence ATGCAAATCATAAGAACTATAAAAGAACTTGAAAATTTCGTCTCTAGCACAAGCGCAAAGATCGGTTTTGTGCCAACCATGGGCGCACTTCATGACGGACATGTTAGCCTTATCAAAAAATGCGTGAGCGAAAATGAGATAAGTATCGTCTCAACGTTTGTAAATCCAACTCAATTTTTAGCAGGCGAAGATCTAGACAAATACCCAAGAAATGAGCAAAACGACATTAAAATTTGCGAGCAAAACGGCGTTAGCGCTATTTTTATTCCGGATGCTAATGAACTTTACTTTGAAGATGAGCCTCTAATCGTCGCTCCAAAGAAATTTTCAGCTATCTTGGAGGGCAAAACTAGGCCAGGCCACTTTGATGGCGTCTTAAGGGTGCTAAACAAGCTATTTCGCCTAACTCGTGCAAATAGCGTTTACATGGGCAAAAAAGATACACAACAATTAATCATCGTGCAAAACATGATAAAGACATTTTTTCTTAATACCAGCCTAGTGGCTTGCGATATCGTTAGAGAGCCAGACGGCTTAGCGCTTTCAAGTAGAAACGTCTATATCTGCGACGAAGATAAATGTAATGCTCTAAGGCTTTCAAGATCGCTAAATAAAGCACAAAATTTGATCCAAAACGGCGAGGAAGACGCAAGTGAGATCAAAACAAAGATGCTTGAAGTGCTAGAGCCATTAAAGGTTGATTATGTCGCAATTACGGATAGAAATTTAAATGAAATTTCCAAAATAGAAAAAAATAACACCATCATTTTAGTAGCAGCTTATGTTGGCAAAACTAGGCTAATAGATAATATCTGGATATAA
- the prfB gene encoding peptide chain release factor 2 — translation MDSYEYNELLKKLQTKVENIGSIVKPEEIKARLKEIEAIEQDPSFWQDIAKAGALNKEKTKISNMLAKFNDANQAVSDAKELFELANSENDEETINSLFDDAKNLDEKIVNLEISMLLSGEDDGKNAIVSIHPGAGGTESNDWASMLYRMYLRFCEREGFKVETLDFQEGDEAGLKDVSFIVKGENAYGYFKAENGIHRLVRTSPFDSAGRRHTSFSSVMVSPEVDDDIEIEIEEKDLKIDTYRASGAGGQHVNKTESAIRITHIPTGIVVQCQNDRSQHKNRATAMKMLKSRLYELELMKQQEASNSVEKSEIGWGHQIRSYVLFPYQQVKDNRSGEAYSQTDAILDGDIKKMIEGVLIAQKADA, via the coding sequence TTGGATAGTTACGAATACAACGAGCTTTTAAAGAAGCTACAAACAAAAGTTGAAAATATAGGCTCTATCGTAAAGCCTGAAGAGATCAAGGCTAGACTAAAAGAGATCGAGGCTATAGAGCAAGACCCTAGCTTTTGGCAAGATATCGCTAAAGCAGGGGCGCTAAATAAAGAAAAGACAAAAATTTCAAATATGCTTGCAAAATTTAATGACGCTAATCAAGCAGTAAGTGATGCAAAGGAGCTCTTTGAGCTAGCAAATTCTGAAAATGATGAAGAGACTATAAATTCTCTTTTTGATGACGCTAAAAATTTAGATGAAAAGATAGTAAATCTTGAAATTTCTATGCTTTTAAGCGGCGAAGATGACGGCAAAAACGCGATCGTATCGATCCACCCTGGAGCTGGCGGCACTGAGAGTAATGACTGGGCGAGCATGCTTTATAGGATGTATCTTAGATTTTGCGAGCGCGAGGGCTTTAAGGTCGAGACTCTTGACTTTCAAGAGGGCGATGAGGCTGGGCTAAAGGATGTTAGCTTTATTGTAAAAGGTGAAAATGCTTATGGGTATTTCAAAGCAGAAAATGGCATCCACAGGCTCGTTCGCACAAGTCCATTTGATAGTGCAGGGCGCCGTCATACAAGCTTTTCTAGCGTCATGGTAAGCCCTGAAGTAGATGATGATATAGAGATCGAGATCGAGGAAAAAGATCTAAAGATAGACACTTATAGAGCAAGCGGTGCAGGCGGTCAGCACGTAAATAAAACTGAATCAGCCATTCGCATCACGCATATACCAACTGGCATTGTCGTGCAGTGCCAAAATGACCGCAGCCAGCACAAAAATAGAGCTACAGCGATGAAAATGCTAAAATCTCGTCTTTACGAGCTTGAGCTAATGAAACAACAAGAAGCGAGCAACAGCGTCGAAAAGAGCGAGATCGGCTGGGGTCATCAGATAAGATCATACGTACTTTTCCCGTATCAGCAAGTAAAAGACAACCGCAGTGGCGAGGCATATTCACAAACCGATGCGATACTTGATGGGGATATCAAAAAGATGATAGAGGGCGTCTTGATCGCTCAAAAGGCGGACGCGTAG
- a CDS encoding tetratricopeptide repeat protein: MKKFIIFVFSILLFWGCSLDQISQNLGLSEPPLDPEVEQIADAIYLYNEGNYPKACKRFYDYAKDGNVLAMQQTGICFRDGKGFSKDILRALFWFETAGRYGNIDGLRSAGYIYEYGLGVNKNLEKAIYFYEKATSLGSSEASYDLGLIYLGKNDYKKARIYLDEACFKGKEEACTKLKEMKF, from the coding sequence ATGAAAAAATTTATCATTTTTGTATTTAGTATTTTGCTATTTTGGGGATGTTCGTTAGATCAAATTTCACAAAATTTAGGCCTTAGCGAGCCGCCACTTGATCCAGAGGTCGAGCAAATAGCAGACGCAATCTATCTATATAACGAGGGCAACTATCCAAAAGCTTGCAAGAGATTTTACGACTACGCAAAAGATGGAAATGTTCTAGCCATGCAGCAAACTGGCATTTGTTTTCGTGATGGCAAAGGCTTTAGCAAGGATATCTTAAGGGCACTTTTTTGGTTTGAGACAGCTGGCAGATATGGCAATATAGACGGACTAAGAAGCGCTGGATACATCTACGAGTACGGTCTTGGGGTCAATAAAAATTTAGAAAAAGCGATATATTTTTACGAAAAAGCTACAAGCCTTGGCTCAAGTGAGGCTAGTTATGATCTAGGGCTTATCTATCTAGGTAAAAATGACTATAAGAAAGCAAGAATTTATCTTGATGAGGCTTGCTTTAAAGGCAAAGAAGAAGCTTGCACAAAGCTAAAAGAGATGAAATTTTAG